TGGCCCAGCAAGGCGACATCGCCGGCGCGGCAAAAGCCTTGAGCAGAGCGGAATCCCGGCATGGAACCAAATCGGCTCTGTTCAGTCCCGAGCTAGGGGTGGCGCGTGCCTGGCGGCTGGCGTCCGAACGCGACTCGCACGGGGCGGTGGCCGCGGCCCGCGACGCGGCCCGGATGGCAGAACGCCGCGGCCAGTCAGCCGTGGCGCTGCGCGTCTGGCACGAGGCCGTCCGGCTCGGGGACATCCGCGCGGTGGATCCGCTGGCCCGGCTGTGCGACGAGGTCGACTGCGTGGCGGGACAGCTCGCCCTGGCTCACGCCAAAGCGTTGGCGACGCGCGACGAGGCGGCGCTGCGTGCGGTGACCGATGAGCTGACGACGGCCGGGATGCAGGCAGCGGCTGCCAGTGCGGCCGCGCAGGCGCAGCAGTGCGCTCAGCCGCCTGCTAAACCACCTAGGTAGGGCCGGAGCATGTCCACCGCGGCGGTGATCGCGGCAACGGGCACCCGCTCGTCGCGGGTGTGCGCGAGGTTGGGGTCACCGGGCCCGAAGTTGACCGCCGGGATGCCCAAAGCCGCGAACCGGGACACATCGGTCCAGCCGTATTTGGCCCGCACTTGCCCACCGGCGGCCTCGACCAGCGCCTTGGCGGCCGGCTGCGACAAGCCGGGTAGCGCACCCGCCGCGCCGTCGGTCTGCTCGATGCCCACGTCGATCCCGTCGAACAGGTCGTGCACGTGTTGCAGCGCCTCGGCCGGCGAGCGGTCGGGCGCGAAGCGGTAATTGACGGTGACCGACGCGGCGTCGGGAATGACGTTGCCGGCCACCCCGCCCTCTACCCGCACGGCCGACAGGCCTTCGCGGTACTCACATCCGTCGATGTCGACGGTGCGGGCCTGGTATCGGGCCAGCCGATCCAGCACAGCACCGAGTTTGTGAATCGCGTTGTCGCCCAGCCAGGAACGCGCCGAGTGTGCGCGGGTTCCGGTGGCGCTGACCACGACTCGCAGGGTGCCCTGGCAGCCGGCCTCGATGTAGCCCGCGGTGGGCTCGCCCAGGATGGCGACGTCGGCGGCCAACCAGTCCGGCAGCTCGCGCTCGATGCGGCCCAAACCGTTTGCGGCCGCGTCGATCTCCTCGCAGTCGTAGAGCACCAGCGTCAGGTCGTGCAGGGGTTCGACCACCGTGGCAGCCAGGTGCAGAAAGACGGCGTCGCCGGACTTCATGTCCGCGGTGCCGCAGCCGTAAAGCACGTCGCCTTCTTCGTCGGCCGAGCGACGGCTGGGCAGGTTTTCGGCGATCGGAACGGTGTCGAGATGACCGGCCAGCAGCACCCGCGACGGCCGGTTTCGCCGGGTGCGCGCCAGGACGGCGTTGCCGTTGCGGACGATCTCGAAGCCGGATGTCTGAGCCCGCAGCGCGGCCTCGACCTCGTCGGCGATGCGCGCTTCGGCTCGCGACTCGCTGGGGATGTCGACCAGCGCCGCGGTCAACTCGATCGGGTCCCCATGCAAATCCAGCACGTGACCAGCGTAGTGGCCGGCCGTGCGCTCGACTGAGATCGGCAACTGAATAACGCGATCGTTAGTTAACCGAACCGGGGG
The DNA window shown above is from Mycobacterium sp. Aquia_216 and carries:
- the dapE gene encoding succinyl-diaminopimelate desuccinylase, with the protein product MLDLHGDPIELTAALVDIPSESRAEARIADEVEAALRAQTSGFEIVRNGNAVLARTRRNRPSRVLLAGHLDTVPIAENLPSRRSADEEGDVLYGCGTADMKSGDAVFLHLAATVVEPLHDLTLVLYDCEEIDAAANGLGRIERELPDWLAADVAILGEPTAGYIEAGCQGTLRVVVSATGTRAHSARSWLGDNAIHKLGAVLDRLARYQARTVDIDGCEYREGLSAVRVEGGVAGNVIPDAASVTVNYRFAPDRSPAEALQHVHDLFDGIDVGIEQTDGAAGALPGLSQPAAKALVEAAGGQVRAKYGWTDVSRFAALGIPAVNFGPGDPNLAHTRDERVPVAAITAAVDMLRPYLGGLAGG